From Pseudoalteromonas sp. Scap06:
CAGTTGCTTGCTGTGCAATTTGGGGATTATCAAAGGTGCGAGCATTCAGCTTGCAAACCTTTTGACAAGATTTTGATAGCGGTATATTCGTTTGTAGTTCACTAGCCTTGACCCCGAACTCTTTAAAGTATGTATGCTTTTCTGGTGCTCCAGATAACCAATAGCGCCTTAGCCACCAACTATAAATGTGCTCACCGGGTAAAATTGATAAGTAAAATGGGATCATAGCGGTACGTACGCCCCATCTTCGTTGTATTCAATGTCACTCACTTCTATCAACATATCTTTTTCAAGACGTTTTAAAATTCGAGCTTCTGTTTGGGTTGGCGTGTATTCCGGCAAATATATTTTAATTTCGTTAAGTAGCTCTTTAGCTAACTTTCCTTTTGGTTTTTGACTTGCTGCACATTTAAACAGCTTTTTTAAAGTTGGCTCTATTGCTTTTTCTATTTGATCTTTTAAATTAAAAATGTCGTCGAACAAATCATTCATTCCTAATTTAAGAGCCAAAATAGCTGGTTTAAGTAGCTTAAATTTAGTGTCGTAAACGTGCTTTAAATCTTCAACGGTAATAGAGTTCTTTTGATTTCTTATCGCATAAACATTGGCTTGAGAAATCAAATGAAAAAGGCAGTGCGGTACGCCTCGTGTGCACTCGTAAATAGCATTTCTGATGTCATCAGTTAATTCTAGAGGACTAGGTATTAATTGATAAGACCATGCGTATTCAACCAATAGTTCCCAGTCTTCTTCGTCTTGCTGAAAGTTGATTAAGTCAACTGGAAGCCCCAATCTTCGCAAATTACTAAATTCAGTTTTAAATGTTTTTATTGCCTTGGTTGTTCCTATGTTGATAACGGGAATTTTGGCAATATTCGTCATGTCCTGCATCAAACGGAATATTTTTTCTTTGTCTCCGCCACTAGCAAAAGATAGATTCTGTACCTCATCAAATATAAGTAGTCCTAAACCCAAACTTGAACAGGCGGCAACGATATTGTCGATTGTATCTTCGACCTTTTTGCCTTTAGTAATTTTAAAATCTTTACTCCTACCATCTTTTGTGAATTTATCTATTTCACAAATTATTCTTTTACAAACCGCATCAGGACTAGCATTTGGTGGAATATCAACTTTGAGATAGACAATCTGCTGAAAGTCCAGACCGTATTTACCGCTTTTTGTATGCGAGTGACTTTGTTCAAATACACCTAATATTGTATCCATAAGCGTTGATTTTCCCGTGCCTGAAAGTCCAGTAAGAATCATGCATTCAGAGGATGTTTTCTTTATCTTTATTTGCTTTGTTGATATCAGATTGTTGTACCTCTGTTGCTCTTCAGATAACGGGTTACGAGACATAAACCCGGCCATTAAAACATTGTAAAGGTCACAATATGTTTCGTAGTACATACCAGTGGGTGAAACAGTCTTCATTAAAGAAAGTGCCTCTAACTCTTTGTCATAATCAAGATATTCGTCAATATCATCGGGCACCGTAATTTCGTCAGTTACCAGCTCCTCAAACTCAGCCTCGCTTAATCTGGGGTGAATTGCTTCTGCTAACGGGTTGCCCCGTAAGCTTCGTGTTTTAATGTTTTGATAATTAACTGTCATTTTTTTTACCTCTATTATTAGTTTTCTCTCTATTCTCCCGTATTCTTCTAGCGCGAGCAGACTCAATAGGTGCGCTATTGTTATCCGTTAATCTTGATTGACTAGTCTCAACTTCTTGTACTTCAACTAATCGATATTGATCAGCTAAGTACATAGAATGCCTAGCCTGATCTTGTTCTATTTCGCGTTCGATATGAACGTTACGATGTTCTTTGATGGGTTGAGTATTTGCGTCATTGACCGTGATTTTTTCCTGCTCCAACCTTGCATTAGCTTGAAGGTCTTCGATCAAGGCTCTGGTTTTACCTTGCTTAGCTTTATGGTTTTTTATTATTTGCTTGTTTTCTTCATGAATGATGTCTTGTTCAGCTTCAATTTCTTCAACAGAAACATGTTTAAACAGACTTCCATTTTGAATTGCAGGTTGAAAACCATCAGGTGTTTCAATAAATATTACGTCCATTGAGTGACGCATATAGCGACACGGTAGTTTTGGTGAAGTCCCTCCTTTTTTCTGATATTCATTAGCTTTGGTCCATTCGCACGTATATTTTTGTTTGAACCCTTTGAGCGAAATATGAGTTGGCAAACATGTCACCTCTCCTACTTCGAGCAAGCTACCATATAGCTCGAAATCATTAACATGCTTTAAATAACCAGCTCTATTTCGCTTGTCCCAATCCCAAACCTGACCGGGAATTTGTTTTACACCATCCATGTACATTTCTTTAGAGAGTTCTATTCCTTTATTTAACGAGTAATTGTTATAAATGATGATGTAAGTGATCAAAATTTGATAAAGCTCATTTATGTTTAATAAAGCTTTTTGTCTCAATAACCTTTTTATGTGCGATGGAACGTTGTTTGGGCTATATCCGTCAACCTGCCCCTTAACAGCATCATGTAACAGCCGAAAGGCTCTCTCAACCAACCCCTTATCGTGAGAATGACCTTCTTGATTAAATTGAACAGAAATATGCGCATCTCTCGAATAGCACCTAGACAATTCTGCTGCCATTTCTGCATTATCACAGCCAATATTCCTGCACTTGCCTTCTTGTTTCCAATCGTTAGGCCCTATTTCAATACCTACCTCTTTGCAGAATTGCTGTTTATTCCTAAATGTATTGAACATAATTGCTCTTGCCGTATCGGCAGAAGGATTTTTTAGTGTGATATACAAACCTACGAAAGTACGAGAACTCATATCACGAACGACATATACAGTTGCTTTACCTACTCTCCTTTTTCGCGTTGGGTCAAACTGACAAACCAGTTCGACGTCATACGGGGTTTCGTCAACCTGATAGTAGTAACCAATACCTTTGTCATAGTAATAATGTAGTGTCCCTTCAAGCGCTGTGTGGTTTTTAGCTACTTCCGCTGAACGTCCCTTAGCTTTATCTATTTTTTTCTTATTTTTGTTACGGTACTTTCTGGCAATGTTTCTAAATTGCCACTCAGTAATTAATCGATCTTCACCCCATCGCTCATATGATCGCCTTTTTGTTTCAGGGTTATAGCTTTGGTAGCTATAAGATTCATCCAGACATTTTTGATAGACCGTATCCAAATACATTGATGGATCACTTTTTTTATAATGCTTGTTCAGTGCAGCAATAACATTACGCTCATCTTTTTCTGTGGCAACGCGCCCGAAACCTGAGTTAGGTCCCGGCTTTGAAGTGTAATTTCTATTAATAGTTTGGCCTGTCCCGGGAGAACGTAAAAATATGTTGGGGTTACACCCTGAACGAAAGTACTTCCAGAGATCTCGATACACTTGTGCTCTGGAGCATGTTTTATCACCAGCTTTCATGGCCTGCTTAATCAATCCTTTGCCATAAGGATCAATAACAAATTCTTCTAAATTGTCTAAAATAGGTCGAAGTCTTTCGACTTTTTCATCCCTCTTTTTCTTCTGATGTTCAAGCACAAAAGAGTCGGGAATAGTCATGTATTTTGGCAACCCAAGTGTTCCTAATACTATTGCCCCACTCAGAATGCTTTCTTTAATTTCCGCATAGCTTAAATTGGCAGGCTTAATGTCCTTTTCTAAATTCATCGCAAATAAGCGATCAGTACTAGAGTCTGCAAAAATAATTGTATGCGGCTCTGTAATAGATGAGCCTATATGTTCTAAATCAGCGGGGAATAAAACTGCACCAATTTCAATGCCGTCAACATCTGTATCAGAACATACTGCAAGCTGGGTACTAGACATTTAAACTAGCTCCAAGCTCAGAGAGAGAAAGTCTGTAGTTAAGCTGCTTACGCAAATCTACTTTTAGATAACGATGCCAAAAAGCGTGTTGCAAAAGCGATGTAGCTTCTTCAAAACTAACCCCAAACAGTGACACTGTTTTATCTAATAGGTGGGTAATTGGCTTCATATTGAATTTAAGCCATTGATTAACAACAAATATTATCCACTGATTAAACAAGGCAGTTAGTTCATCACTCAACTTCAAGTCGGCAACTATTTTTTCAAGATTCTCAGTATAGGTATTTTTGATTTGAGCACTTCTAACAAGATGCCAAGGAGTATTTTGAGTTGCCCAAAATGCTTTTTCTATTTTTTGGTTGTTTTGAAACTTTTCTTTTAGTTCACCGTCTTCAAAAGCTTTTTCATCTTTTACCGAATAGACCACAGGCTTGCGATAAATGGTATCGCAAACAAAATCACTAGTTACTACCGTCGCAACATTGTCGCTGTAGGGGTACGTCGGATGTCTTAAACCTAGCTCTTTCGCGATAAATTGAGTTTTTTCTACCTCAAGTAAAGGGTATTGCTCTTTGATTGAGGTAATACGAGAATCAAACAATAGAATAAGGTAATAAAAGCTTTCATTAAGCGATAGAAAATTTCTATCCTTATGCGGATTCTCAAAATCTGGTGAACGATTTTTGGAGCCTTCAGATTTTACATCTTGTGTTGTAAGGAAAGAGTAATATCCATTTCCCTGTGCATTTTTTTTCTTCCATTGGTCTACCCATCCATCTCTAATTTTTTCGGTTATTTCATTTCGCTTTTTCATTGCTTAGTCATCTCTAAAATTCGTTTATTTTTTAGAAATAGCAGTTAAACATGTGGTTTGCAATTAGGATTCTTAAATATAAACTATTGGTTTTTATATATATTTTTATGTTTATTAATTAATCAGTAGAGATTTCATCAACTGTAAAAAACATATAGTTTTAAATTTTTCAATGACATAAATAAGCATAATTAATATAACTAAAAATATCTATACTAGGTTTAGTATACAATAATTAGTTATATGCAAACCCAGTTATGTAACAAACAAATCTAAGCCAAAAGACGCACTGTCAGGCAAATACCCTTGCTTATTTATCTAATTTATATAAATTAGATAAATCACCATTAAAAGAAGAATAGTCTTATGAACGAGCAAGCGATCTTCGACCATATCAAACAAGCATTAGATGATGCGCCACGCAACCAGTACACCACTGAGTTGCATCTGCAAATGATCAAATACGCAGATAGCTTAAAAAGCATGACGGCAAAAGAGTTTTGCGAAGGCGTTAGCCTTAAGCCCAGCTTTGGCACTGAATTTTCTAAAATGCGTAATCTCACACACCGTTTAAAAGCCGCAGGCTTAAACACCGACTTGCTCTAACTTCACAAGCACAAGGATTTAAAGGAACAAACATGGCAATTAAAAAGACAGAACTTTATTCATCATTATGGGCAAGTTGTGACGAACTACGTGGTGGTATGGATGCCAGCCAATATAAAGACTACGTACTGACTATGCTTTTCATGAAGTACGTCAGTGATAAGTACAAAGGCGACCCATACGGCATGATTGTCGTGCCAGAAGGTGCTAGCTATGACGACATGATAGCCGCCAAAGGCGATAAGGAAATTGGCGATAAAATTAATAAGATCATCGCTGCGCTTGCAGAAGAAAACGACCTTAAAAGCGTGATAGACGTCGCCGACTTCAATAACGAAGATATGCTGGGTAAAGGTCAAGACATGGTAGACCGCCTCACTAAATTAGTCGGTATATTTCAAGACTTAGACTTATCTTCTAACCATGCTGGCGGTGACGATTTATTAGGTGATGCTTATGAATATTTGATGCGTCATTTCGCTACTGAATCTGGTAAATCAAAAGGCCAGTTCTACACGCCATCTGAGGTTTCTCAAATACTCGCTAAAGTGGTGGGCATTAAAGAAGATACGCCACAAGATGCAACTGCGTACGACCCTACCTGTGGTTCAGGTTCATTGTTATTAAAAGCCAGCGACCAAGCAGAGCGAGGTTTAACCCTTTACGGGCAAGAAAACGACAAGGCCACTAGCGCACTTGCCCGTATGAACATGATCTTGCATAACAACACCACTGCCAAAATATGGAAAGGCAACACACTTGCCAACCCACAGTGGAAAGATGCCCCTAACCAATTAAAAACTTTTGATTTTTCGGTTGCCAACCCTCCATTTTCAAATAAAAACTGGACCAGTGGCTTAACCCCAGAAAACGATTTATATAACCGTTTTACATGGGGCATTCCGCCTGAGAAAAATGGTGACTACACCTTCTTACTGCACATTATCAAAAGCTTAAAAAGCACAGGTAAAGGCGCGGTGATCTTACCGCACGGTGTATTATTCCGTGGTAATGCAGAAGCTACTATTCGTGAAAATCTCATCAAACAAGGTTATATCAAAGGCATTATTGGCCTACCCGCAAACTTGTTTTACGGAACTGGTATTCCTGCCTGTATTATCGTGATTGATAAAGAGCACGCGCAAAAAGCGGTGACGAGCTTCAACGAGGTTGATGCTGAGTTACCAACCGTATCAGGTCGCCCCATCTTTATGATTGATGCCAGCAAAGGCTTCATCAA
This genomic window contains:
- a CDS encoding TniB family NTP-binding protein translates to MTVNYQNIKTRSLRGNPLAEAIHPRLSEAEFEELVTDEITVPDDIDEYLDYDKELEALSLMKTVSPTGMYYETYCDLYNVLMAGFMSRNPLSEEQQRYNNLISTKQIKIKKTSSECMILTGLSGTGKSTLMDTILGVFEQSHSHTKSGKYGLDFQQIVYLKVDIPPNASPDAVCKRIICEIDKFTKDGRSKDFKITKGKKVEDTIDNIVAACSSLGLGLLIFDEVQNLSFASGGDKEKIFRLMQDMTNIAKIPVINIGTTKAIKTFKTEFSNLRRLGLPVDLINFQQDEEDWELLVEYAWSYQLIPSPLELTDDIRNAIYECTRGVPHCLFHLISQANVYAIRNQKNSITVEDLKHVYDTKFKLLKPAILALKLGMNDLFDDIFNLKDQIEKAIEPTLKKLFKCAASQKPKGKLAKELLNEIKIYLPEYTPTQTEARILKRLEKDMLIEVSDIEYNEDGAYVPL
- a CDS encoding transposase; the protein is MSSTQLAVCSDTDVDGIEIGAVLFPADLEHIGSSITEPHTIIFADSSTDRLFAMNLEKDIKPANLSYAEIKESILSGAIVLGTLGLPKYMTIPDSFVLEHQKKKRDEKVERLRPILDNLEEFVIDPYGKGLIKQAMKAGDKTCSRAQVYRDLWKYFRSGCNPNIFLRSPGTGQTINRNYTSKPGPNSGFGRVATEKDERNVIAALNKHYKKSDPSMYLDTVYQKCLDESYSYQSYNPETKRRSYERWGEDRLITEWQFRNIARKYRNKNKKKIDKAKGRSAEVAKNHTALEGTLHYYYDKGIGYYYQVDETPYDVELVCQFDPTRKRRVGKATVYVVRDMSSRTFVGLYITLKNPSADTARAIMFNTFRNKQQFCKEVGIEIGPNDWKQEGKCRNIGCDNAEMAAELSRCYSRDAHISVQFNQEGHSHDKGLVERAFRLLHDAVKGQVDGYSPNNVPSHIKRLLRQKALLNINELYQILITYIIIYNNYSLNKGIELSKEMYMDGVKQIPGQVWDWDKRNRAGYLKHVNDFELYGSLLEVGEVTCLPTHISLKGFKQKYTCEWTKANEYQKKGGTSPKLPCRYMRHSMDVIFIETPDGFQPAIQNGSLFKHVSVEEIEAEQDIIHEENKQIIKNHKAKQGKTRALIEDLQANARLEQEKITVNDANTQPIKEHRNVHIEREIEQDQARHSMYLADQYRLVEVQEVETSQSRLTDNNSAPIESARARRIRENREKTNNRGKKNDS
- a CDS encoding TnsA endonuclease N-terminal domain-containing protein; its protein translation is MKKRNEITEKIRDGWVDQWKKKNAQGNGYYSFLTTQDVKSEGSKNRSPDFENPHKDRNFLSLNESFYYLILLFDSRITSIKEQYPLLEVEKTQFIAKELGLRHPTYPYSDNVATVVTSDFVCDTIYRKPVVYSVKDEKAFEDGELKEKFQNNQKIEKAFWATQNTPWHLVRSAQIKNTYTENLEKIVADLKLSDELTALFNQWIIFVVNQWLKFNMKPITHLLDKTVSLFGVSFEEATSLLQHAFWHRYLKVDLRKQLNYRLSLSELGASLNV
- a CDS encoding transcription factor, with amino-acid sequence MNEQAIFDHIKQALDDAPRNQYTTELHLQMIKYADSLKSMTAKEFCEGVSLKPSFGTEFSKMRNLTHRLKAAGLNTDLL